A section of the Bryobacteraceae bacterium genome encodes:
- a CDS encoding AmmeMemoRadiSam system radical SAM enzyme, which produces MATTLEQELARHVRESPLVEPLGDGRIRCLACGHRCPIFPGLPGVCKVRFNDGGRLMAPYGYVNALHVDPIEKKPFFHALPGARALSFGMLGCDLHCAYCQNWLSSQALRDPRADLYFHPIRPEEIVEQALATGSECIVSTYNEPLITAEWAVEVFRVARRHRLVTGFVSNGNATPEVLEFLRPWLDLFKVDLKSFRDENYRRLGGRLGPVLDSIRRIHEMGFWLEVVTLVVPGFNDSDEELGQIARFLASISVDIPWHVTAFHPDYKMEDVRPTSASDLLRAVRAGKEAGLRYVYAGNLPGLGELENTRCWQCGATLIERYGFRVLKNRIGADGRCPSCLAEIAGFWRVPARTAV; this is translated from the coding sequence ATGGCGACGACGCTGGAGCAGGAGCTGGCGCGGCATGTGCGCGAGTCGCCGCTCGTGGAGCCGCTCGGCGACGGGCGCATCCGCTGTCTGGCGTGCGGCCACCGCTGCCCGATCTTCCCCGGCCTGCCGGGCGTGTGCAAGGTGCGCTTCAACGACGGCGGGCGGCTGATGGCGCCCTACGGCTACGTCAATGCGCTGCATGTCGACCCGATCGAAAAGAAACCGTTTTTCCACGCCCTGCCCGGGGCGCGGGCGCTGAGCTTCGGCATGCTTGGCTGCGACCTGCACTGCGCCTACTGCCAGAACTGGCTCAGCTCGCAGGCGCTGCGCGATCCGCGAGCGGACCTCTACTTCCATCCGATCCGGCCCGAGGAGATTGTCGAGCAGGCGCTCGCCACAGGCTCGGAGTGCATTGTCAGCACCTATAACGAGCCGCTGATTACCGCCGAGTGGGCGGTGGAGGTGTTCCGTGTGGCGCGCCGCCACAGGCTCGTCACCGGGTTCGTCTCCAATGGCAACGCCACGCCGGAGGTGCTCGAGTTCCTGCGGCCGTGGCTTGACCTGTTCAAGGTGGACCTGAAATCCTTCCGCGACGAAAACTATCGCAGGCTGGGCGGGCGGCTGGGGCCGGTGCTGGACTCGATCCGGCGCATCCACGAGATGGGGTTCTGGCTGGAGGTGGTGACGCTGGTGGTGCCTGGATTCAACGACTCAGACGAAGAGCTCGGCCAGATTGCACGTTTCCTGGCGTCCATTTCGGTAGACATTCCCTGGCATGTGACGGCTTTCCATCCGGACTACAAGATGGAGGACGTGCGGCCGACGTCGGCCTCCGACCTGCTGCGGGCGGTGCGTGCCGGAAAGGAGGCTGGGCTGCGCTACGTTTACGCGGGCAACCTGCCCGGGCTGGGAGAGCTGGAAAACACGCGCTGCTGGCAGTGTGGCGCAACGCTGATCGAGCGCTACGGCTTCCGCGTGCTGAAGAACCGGATTGGCGCGGACGGGCGCTGCCCGTCGTGCCTGGCCGAAATTGCAGGCTTCTGGCGGGTCCCGGCGCGGACCGCTGTCTGA